Proteins from one Streptomyces roseifaciens genomic window:
- a CDS encoding helix-turn-helix domain-containing protein: MNRGTTDERLLPAVREACLGDARPPVPPRPVIGQSWHRVRLRGVDPEKGGSSPPLPADEVEQRRHRSPLAALLGQLHEGLGTVVDIERHLMAVTDAEGRVLWRQGNPGVLRSADRLGFDVGASWAEELVGTNGIGTSLVERRPVQVRSAEHFVRTHHAWTCAAAPLHDPRDGRLLGVLNVSGPAPVFNPATLPLVTAVAKLGEGELRARHWESVERLRAVAAPMLARVSGRALVVDRDGWAAAVTGMGPVGRVALPKSVQAGRAWLPSLGLCSLAPLPDGWLVQVEEAARPELVPNRVVLDVRGPRRWTVTVAGAAGEWSQELSPRHAELLYVLARHPGGRSAAELAADLFGDASRTVTVRAEMSRMRRTLGGVLGHRPYRFADGVDVHLLAPPQAEDLLPSSTAPVVLADRDRAR, from the coding sequence GTGAACCGCGGAACCACCGACGAACGCCTGCTGCCGGCCGTCCGGGAGGCCTGCCTGGGTGACGCACGGCCTCCCGTGCCCCCGCGCCCGGTCATCGGGCAGTCCTGGCACCGCGTCCGGCTGCGGGGCGTCGATCCGGAGAAGGGCGGTTCGTCCCCGCCGCTGCCGGCCGACGAGGTCGAGCAGCGGCGGCATCGCTCGCCGCTCGCGGCGCTGCTCGGCCAGCTGCACGAGGGGCTGGGCACGGTGGTCGACATCGAGCGGCACCTGATGGCCGTCACGGACGCCGAGGGCCGGGTGCTGTGGCGGCAGGGCAACCCCGGCGTGCTGCGCAGCGCCGACCGGCTCGGCTTCGACGTGGGGGCGTCGTGGGCCGAGGAGCTCGTGGGCACCAACGGCATCGGCACCTCGCTCGTCGAGCGGCGGCCGGTTCAGGTGCGCTCGGCCGAGCACTTCGTCCGCACCCACCACGCGTGGACGTGCGCGGCGGCCCCGCTGCACGATCCGCGCGACGGGCGGCTGCTGGGCGTGCTGAACGTCAGCGGGCCGGCGCCGGTGTTCAACCCCGCCACGCTGCCGCTGGTCACGGCGGTCGCGAAGCTGGGCGAGGGGGAGCTGCGGGCCCGGCACTGGGAGTCGGTGGAGCGGCTGCGGGCGGTCGCGGCCCCCATGCTGGCCCGGGTGAGCGGGCGGGCGCTGGTGGTGGACCGCGACGGCTGGGCGGCGGCGGTGACCGGCATGGGGCCGGTCGGCCGGGTCGCCCTGCCCAAGTCCGTGCAGGCGGGGCGGGCCTGGCTGCCCTCGCTCGGGCTGTGCTCGCTCGCGCCGCTGCCGGACGGGTGGCTGGTGCAGGTGGAGGAGGCCGCGCGCCCCGAGCTCGTGCCCAACCGCGTCGTGCTCGACGTGCGCGGCCCGCGCCGCTGGACGGTCACGGTCGCGGGCGCCGCCGGCGAGTGGTCGCAGGAGCTCAGCCCCCGCCACGCCGAGCTGCTGTACGTGCTGGCGCGGCACCCCGGGGGCCGCTCCGCCGCGGAGCTCGCGGCGGACCTGTTCGGCGACGCCTCCCGGACGGTCACGGTCCGCGCGGAGATGTCCCGCATGCGCCGCACCCTGGGAGGCGTCCTCGGTCACCGCCCGTACCGCTTCGCGGACGGCGTCGACGTCCACCTGCTGGCCCCGCCGCAGGCCGAAGACCTACTGCCGTCGTCAACGGCCCCGGTCGTCCTGGCAGACCGCGACCGGGCCCGGTGA
- a CDS encoding GNAT family N-acetyltransferase — translation MRTTTVTTWSLEQTSPADLVPVQVPDAASGIRIVRSEVPSPEFSRFLYTAVGGDVTWLDRLPWSHEQWRAHLERPGVETWVAYEHGTPAGYIELEPQPGGTVEIVYFGLIAAFRGRRIGGHLLSYGTARAWDLADRWEGLEPTRRVWLHTCSLDGEHAVANYEKRGFRLFATKTEEQPEAAPPGPWPGAHA, via the coding sequence ATCCGTACGACCACCGTGACCACCTGGTCCCTGGAACAGACCTCGCCGGCCGACCTCGTGCCCGTCCAGGTGCCGGACGCCGCGTCCGGCATCCGGATCGTCCGCTCCGAGGTGCCCTCGCCCGAGTTCAGCCGGTTCCTCTACACGGCCGTCGGCGGCGACGTGACCTGGCTCGACCGGCTGCCCTGGAGCCACGAGCAGTGGCGCGCACACCTGGAGCGGCCCGGCGTGGAGACCTGGGTGGCCTACGAGCACGGGACGCCGGCGGGCTACATCGAGCTGGAGCCGCAGCCCGGCGGCACGGTCGAGATCGTCTACTTCGGGCTGATCGCGGCGTTCCGCGGCCGCCGCATCGGCGGTCACCTGCTGTCGTACGGCACCGCGCGGGCCTGGGACCTGGCCGACCGCTGGGAGGGCCTGGAGCCGACCAGGCGGGTCTGGCTGCACACCTGCAGCCTCGACGGCGAGCACGCGGTGGCCAACTACGAGAAGCGCGGCTTCCGTTTGTTCGCGACCAAGACCGAGGAGCAGCCGGAGGCCGCACCGCCCGGCCCCTGGCCGGGCGCCCACGCCTGA
- a CDS encoding putative leader peptide: MSGAGIVLVSRRHVDLVRVSSAICPAG; this comes from the coding sequence ATGTCCGGAGCTGGAATCGTCTTGGTGAGTCGGCGTCACGTCGACCTCGTCCGCGTGTCCAGCGCCATCTGTCCGGCGGGCTGA
- a CDS encoding nitrite/sulfite reductase: MAATSHTPSAATSRRKAGRHRGEGQWAVGHFTPLNGNEQFKKDDDGLNVRTRIETIYSKAGFDSIDPADLRGRMRWWGLYTQRKPGIDGGKTAVLEPEELDDEYFMMRVRIDGGRLTVAQLRAIGEVSQTYARGTADITDRQNIQLHWVRIEDVPAIWERLEAVGLSTTEACGDCPRVIIGSPVAGIAADEILDGTPAIEEIERRYIGSKEFSNLPRKFKSAVSGSPVQDVVHEINDIAFVGVVHPEHGPGFDVWVGGGLSTNPRLGERLGAWVPLEDVPDVWAGVVGIFRDYGYRRLRTRARLKFLMADWGPERFRDVLENEYLKRKLADGPPPAEPSNRWRDHVGVHEQKDGRFYVGFAPRVGRVDGSTLTKIAELAAAHGSDRLNTTVEQKMVILDVAREQVDSLVAGLEALGFQVAPSPFRRGTMACTGIEFCKLAIVETKARGASLIDELERRMPDFEEPVTININGCPNACARIQTADIGLKGQLVLDEDGRQVEGFQVHLGGALGLQAGFGRKVRGLKVTSAELPDYIERVLTRFAEQREDGERFAAWVARAGEADLS, from the coding sequence ATGGCTGCCACCTCGCACACCCCCTCAGCCGCCACGTCCCGCCGCAAGGCCGGCCGCCACCGCGGCGAGGGCCAGTGGGCCGTGGGCCACTTCACCCCGCTCAACGGCAACGAGCAGTTCAAGAAGGACGACGACGGTCTCAATGTGCGGACACGCATTGAGACGATCTACTCGAAGGCCGGCTTCGACTCCATCGACCCCGCGGACCTGCGCGGACGGATGCGCTGGTGGGGGCTGTACACCCAGCGCAAGCCGGGGATCGACGGCGGCAAGACCGCGGTCCTGGAGCCGGAGGAGCTGGACGACGAGTACTTCATGATGCGCGTCCGCATCGACGGCGGCCGGCTCACCGTCGCCCAGCTGCGCGCCATCGGCGAGGTCTCGCAGACCTACGCCCGCGGCACGGCCGACATCACCGACCGGCAGAACATCCAGCTGCACTGGGTGCGCATCGAGGACGTGCCCGCCATCTGGGAGAGGCTGGAGGCCGTCGGGCTGTCGACGACGGAGGCGTGCGGCGACTGCCCGCGCGTGATCATCGGTTCGCCGGTCGCCGGGATCGCCGCGGACGAGATCCTCGACGGCACGCCGGCCATCGAGGAGATCGAGCGCCGCTACATCGGCAGCAAGGAATTCTCCAACCTGCCGCGGAAGTTCAAGTCGGCGGTCTCCGGCTCGCCGGTGCAGGACGTGGTCCACGAGATCAACGACATCGCGTTCGTCGGCGTCGTCCACCCCGAGCACGGGCCCGGCTTCGACGTCTGGGTGGGCGGCGGGCTGTCCACCAACCCCCGGCTCGGGGAGCGGCTCGGCGCCTGGGTGCCGCTGGAGGACGTGCCGGACGTGTGGGCCGGCGTCGTCGGCATCTTCCGCGACTACGGCTACCGGCGGCTGCGCACCCGCGCCCGGCTGAAGTTCCTGATGGCGGACTGGGGCCCGGAGCGCTTCCGCGACGTCCTGGAGAACGAGTACCTCAAGCGCAAGCTCGCCGACGGGCCGCCGCCCGCCGAGCCCAGCAACCGCTGGCGCGACCACGTGGGCGTGCACGAGCAGAAGGACGGCCGCTTCTACGTGGGCTTCGCCCCGCGCGTCGGCCGGGTGGACGGCAGCACCCTCACCAAGATCGCCGAACTGGCGGCGGCCCACGGCTCGGACCGGCTCAACACCACGGTCGAGCAGAAGATGGTCATCCTGGACGTGGCGCGCGAGCAGGTGGACTCCCTCGTCGCCGGGCTGGAGGCACTGGGCTTCCAGGTCGCGCCCTCCCCCTTCCGGCGCGGCACGATGGCCTGCACCGGCATCGAGTTCTGCAAGCTCGCCATCGTGGAGACCAAGGCGCGCGGCGCCTCCCTGATCGACGAACTCGAGCGCCGCATGCCGGACTTCGAGGAGCCGGTCACCATCAACATCAACGGCTGCCCCAACGCCTGCGCCCGCATCCAGACCGCCGACATCGGCCTCAAGGGCCAGCTCGTGCTGGACGAGGACGGCCGTCAGGTCGAGGGCTTCCAGGTGCACCTGGGCGGCGCGCTGGGCCTGCAGGCCGGCTTCGGCCGCAAGGTCCGCGGACTGAAGGTCACCTCCGCGGAACTGCCCGACTACATCGAGCGGGTGCTGACCCGCTTCGCCGAACAGCGCGAGGACGGCGAGCGGTTCGCCGCCTGGGTCGCGCGCGCCGGAGAGGCGGACCTGTCATGA